One segment of Ricinus communis isolate WT05 ecotype wild-type chromosome 8, ASM1957865v1, whole genome shotgun sequence DNA contains the following:
- the LOC8283665 gene encoding protein CHAPERONE-LIKE PROTEIN OF POR1, chloroplastic encodes MAAAPLSVRPNSLSSNSAFPRPPTAPTSTTISTQLQSIKKEPWRLTILPSRRYFSGKGARARASSRADDSAPFEMSVENALKLLGVSEGASFDDILRAKKSILASCKDDQEAVAQVEAAYDMLLMQSLTQRRAGKVANSDIRYADVKPINGPGMGSVPQWLQATMKKTPVSVETPSTGDLGIRAGVYGAMMVLTYVNGASSISVAPYAGADVPGLILATTFGASLYFLTKKNVKLGKATLITLGGLAAGAVVGSAVENWLQVDIVPFLGIHSPAAVVSEFILFSQFLVSLYLR; translated from the exons ATGGCTGCGGCCCCTCTCTCTGTGCGACCCAACTCTCTCTCTTCGAATTCTGCATTTCCACGACCACCAACTGCACCAACATCAACTACAATTAGTACCCAATTACAGTCTATCAAGAAAGAGCCTTGGAGGCTCACTATTTTGCCATCTAGACGCTACTTCTCTGGAAAAGGCGCGAGAGCTAGAGCTAGCTCTAGAGCTGATGATTCGGCGCCGTTTGAGATGTCGGTAGAGAACGCACTTAAGCTTCTTGGTGTATCAGAAGGGGCTTCTTTTGATGATATACTTCGCGCCAAAAAATCTATTCTTGCTTCTTGTAAAGATGACCAAGAAGCAGTTGCTCAG gTTGAGGCTGCATATGATATGTTGCTCATGCAAAGCTTGACGCAACGCCGAGCTGGAAAGGTTGCAAATAGTGATATCAGATATGCTGATGTTAAACCCATAAATGGCCCAGGGATGGGATCAGTTCCTCAGTGGCTGCAGGCAACAATGAAAAAGACACCTGTTTCAGTGGAAACACCATCAACAGGTGACTTGGGAATACGAGCAGGAGTTTATGGAGCTATGATGGTCTTAACTTATGTTAATGGAGCTTCCTCAATATCTGTTGCCCCTTATGCTGGAGCTGATGTTCCTGGGCTGATCTTAGCTACAACTTTTGGGGCTTCATTGTACTTCTTGACCAAAAAGAATGTGAAGTTAG GGAAGGCCACCCTAATAACTTTAGGAGGTCTTGCAGCCGGTGCTGTGGTTGGATCAGCAGTTGAGAATTGGTTGCAGGTTGACATTGTCCCATTTCTTGGCATACACTCCCCTGCTGCCGTAGTTAGTGAATTCATTCTCTTCTCTCAATTCTTGGTTTCCCTCTACCTGAGGTAA
- the LOC8283666 gene encoding protein ALTERED PHOSPHATE STARVATION RESPONSE 1, translating into MGCVASKLEEEEEVVSICRERKRQLKLAVERRYTLAEAHCRYCQSLYAVAAAIKLFIARHSSPTSPFLITFPPPCPPSPPSTAEHNVITNPMFIQQGPSESTSHEAITCESCGSSTTTSDSSEEGTKEEEEREEEEKQSFGYFYMQMQQPPIMPQSSQTDNFGWDFFNPFDTMRPEIISGYRRSSDDDLKVVREEEGIPDLEEEGDREEEEEEEDQREGEEEEKEERVIEEKGKGDQLEESANNDVVKVVDGDVNNINNSNGSQGDQKGLTVIDIPEKGRELLDALKDIEDHFIRAYDSGKDVSRMLEANRVYLQSGLEEIKENSTKFIQAITWQRSTSSSKPSSCKSLVASSSKSTTNWTEYKNDLFDDYGGMMDSGSHSLTLGRLYAWEKKLYEEVKAGDSTRKIYERKCARLRNQDVRGDELAMDKTRAAVKDLYARILVAIRSAESISKRIEKLRDEELQPQIVELLKGLTHTWKIMLESHETQNKILFEVKSFACPTNGKFCNDSHRLATLQLEAEIHNWRACFTEYVAAQKAYVEALHGWLTKFLVPEVELYSRGRRSAAPYRANGPPLLVICHNWLSSMANLPDKAVSLALKSFSKDVRALWSQQGEEQQQKRKVDGLAKELDRRTLALQKAETRLLESKLIEYKPDQEAEGHNDNWTEKKDQLDIFRKKLDIEKEKHHKCMQETQRITLTGFQTGFSTVFESLAEFSKASMKMYNELVNCTANAGKLDSQSYLEGSQVEENGSR; encoded by the exons ATGGGATGTGTTGCCTCAAaactagaagaagaagaagaagtggtATCCATCTGTAGAGAAAGAAAGCGGCAGCTAAAACTAGCTGTAGAGAGAAGATATACACTTGCAGAAGCTCATTGCAGATACTGTCAGTCTCTGTATGCAGTTGCTGCTGCTATTAAGCTCTTTATAGCTCGTCATTCTTCACCAACTTCACCTTTCCTCATTACTTTCCCTCCTCCTTGTCCGCCATCTCCGCCTTCTACTGCTGAACACAATGTAATAACAAACCCAATGTTTATTCAACAAGGGCCATCTGAATCAACTTCCCATGAAGCTATTACTTGTGAGTCTTGTGGTTCTTCAACTACTACATCAGATTCTAGTGAGGAAGGGactaaagaagaagaggaaagagaagaggaggagaAGCAAAGTTTTGGGTACTTTTACATGCAAATGCAACAACCACCTATAATGCCACAGTCATCACAGACAGATAATTTCGGGTGGGATTTCTTTAACCCTTTTGATACTATGAGGCCAGAGATTATTAGTGGTTATAGGAGAAGTTCTGATGATGATTTGAAGGTGgtaagagaagaagaagggatTCCAGActtagaagaagaaggagatagagaggaagaagaggaagaagaagatcaaagagaaggagaagaagaagaaaaagaagagagggttattgaagagaaaggaaaagggGATCAGCTGGAAGAAAGCGCAAATAATGATGTGGTAAAGGTGGTAGATGGAGatgttaataatattaataatagtaatggAAGCCAGGGAGACCAGAAGGGACTTACTGTTATTGATATACCAGAGAAAGGTAGAGAACTATTAGATGCATTGAAGGATATTGAAGACCATTTTATTAGAGCTTATGATTCTGGTAAGGATGTTTCAAGAATGCTTGAGGCTAATAGAGTGTACTTGCAATCTGGCTTGGAGGAAATCAAAG AGAACTCGACAAAATTCATTCAAGCTATTACATGGCAGCGGTCTACTTCATCTAGTAAGCCTTCATCATGCAAGAGTCTCGTTGCATCCAGTTCTAAAAGTACAACAAACTGGACAGAATATAAGAATGATCTATTTGATGATTATGGAGGGATGATGGATTCAGGAAGCCATTCGCTAACACTTGGTAGGCTGTATGCTTGGGAAAAGAAGCTCTATGAAGAAGTTAAG GCCGGAGATAGCACTCGGaaaatttatgaaagaaaATGTGCACGACTAAGAAACCAGGATGTCCGAGGAGATGAACTAGCCATGGACAAGACTAGAGCTGCAGTGAAAGATTTATATGCTAGGATCTTAGTTGCAATCCGAAGTGCTGAGTCCATCTCGAAGAGAATCGAGAAGCTTAGAGATGAAGAACTACAGCCTCAAATAGTGGAGCTCTTGAAAGG CTTAACTCACACCTGGAAGATCATGTTGGAATCCCATGAAACCCAAAACAAGATTCTGTTCGAAGTAAAATCGTTTGCTTGCCCTACAAATGGAAAATTCTGCAATGATTCTCACCGGCTTGCGACGCTTCAGCTTGAGGCAGAGATCCACAATTGGCGTGCATGCTTTACTGAGTATGTTGCAGCACAAAAAGCATATGTTGAAGCCTTACATGGTTGGCTAACGAAGTTCTTAGTTCCTGAAGTTGAATTATACTCCAGAGGCAGGCGTTCTGCAGCACCATATCGAGCTAATGGTCCCCCATTACTTGTGATCTGCCATAACTGGTTATCTTCAATGGCGAACTTACCTGATAAGGCAGTATCTCTTGCATTAAAAAGCTTTTCAAAGGATGTAAGGGCTCTGTGGTCTCAGCAAGGGGAGGAACAGCAACAGAAGAGGAAAGTTGACGGTCTTGCAAAAGAGCTCGATAGAAGGACTCTGGCGTTGCAGAAGGCTGAAACAAGATTACTCGAGTCTAAGCTTATAGAATATAAACCCGATCAAGAAGCAGAAGGCCACAATGACAATTGGACTGAAAAGAAAGATCAGTTAGACATATTTAGGAAGAAGCTGgacatagaaaaagaaaaacaccaCAAGTGCATGCAAGAAACACAAAGGATAACACTAACCGGGTTTCAGACAGGATTTTCGACAGTTTTCGAGTCATTGGCAGAATTCTCCAAGGCTTCTATGAAAATGTATAATGAACTTGTCAATTGCACTGCAAATGCTGGAAAACTAGACAGCCAATCATATTTAGAGGGCAGTCAGGTTGAAGAAAATGGCAGCAGGTGA